In Roseomonas fluvialis, one genomic interval encodes:
- a CDS encoding hydrogenase-4 component E, whose protein sequence is MSFGQIGYDLAHLLGGGVLLMSFVLLYQRRMAAVINAFAIQGTLLALAAAWAAHAQGAPGLYVTAVLALAAKGVLIPLALHAIVRRLDLHRAVETALGIGLSMVAGVALVALSILVVLPATEGVRAVARENLALALSVVLLGMLMMITRRNAISQVIGLMSLENGLILAAIGVAGMPLVVELSTAALVLMIAVVAGVFFFQIRERFDTLDTGSLEEHRGERR, encoded by the coding sequence ATGAGCTTCGGGCAGATCGGCTACGACCTGGCGCATCTGCTCGGCGGCGGCGTGCTGCTCATGTCCTTCGTGCTGCTGTACCAGCGGCGCATGGCGGCGGTGATCAACGCCTTCGCCATCCAGGGCACGCTGCTGGCGCTGGCCGCGGCCTGGGCCGCGCATGCGCAGGGGGCGCCCGGGCTGTACGTGACCGCGGTGCTGGCGCTGGCGGCGAAGGGGGTGCTGATCCCGCTCGCCTTGCACGCGATCGTGCGGCGGCTGGATCTGCACCGGGCGGTCGAGACGGCGCTCGGCATCGGGCTGTCGATGGTGGCGGGTGTCGCGCTGGTCGCGCTATCGATCCTGGTGGTGCTGCCGGCGACCGAGGGCGTGCGCGCGGTGGCGCGGGAGAATCTCGCGCTCGCGCTGTCCGTCGTGCTGCTCGGGATGCTGATGATGATCACGCGGCGCAACGCGATCAGCCAGGTGATCGGGCTGATGAGCCTCGAGAACGGCTTGATCCTCGCGGCGATCGGCGTGGCCGGAATGCCGCTGGTGGTGGAACTCTCCACCGCCGCTCTGGTGCTGATGATCGCCGTCGTCGCCGGTGTGTTCTTCTTCCAGATCCGCGAACGCTTCGACACGCTGGATACCGGCAGCCTCGAGGAACATCGCGGGGAGCGGCGCTGA
- a CDS encoding respiratory chain complex I subunit 1 family protein, whose protein sequence is MAMVWGILAQALHIALILAAAPLLTGVLRWLKARMMGRRGASPLQPLRDLAKLLRKTPVLAENASAVSRVAPYVAVGAAVAAAALVPSFARGMAFSPLADLILVAGLLALGRVAMALAGMDVGTPFGGLGAAREMSFAVFAEPALVVAALTLAILAGTTNIDTIAGAFREGGLGLRVSLGLALVGMVAVAIAENARIPVDNPSTHLELTMVHEAMILEASGRHLALWEYAAMLRLALWLALLSAVFLPFGQAPAGAAPHLWVVGLLAWVAKMGALALALAAFESAIAKMRVFRVPEFLGAALLLGLLGAVYLFVSTGLS, encoded by the coding sequence ATGGCGATGGTCTGGGGCATTCTGGCGCAGGCGCTGCACATCGCGCTGATCCTGGCGGCTGCACCGCTGCTGACCGGCGTGCTGCGCTGGCTGAAGGCGCGCATGATGGGCCGGCGCGGGGCGTCGCCGCTGCAGCCGCTGCGCGACCTGGCGAAACTGCTGCGCAAGACGCCGGTGCTGGCGGAGAATGCCTCGGCGGTGTCGCGGGTGGCGCCGTATGTCGCGGTCGGGGCGGCGGTGGCGGCGGCCGCACTCGTGCCGTCCTTCGCGCGCGGCATGGCCTTTTCGCCGCTGGCGGACCTGATCCTGGTGGCGGGGCTGCTGGCGCTGGGGCGCGTGGCGATGGCGCTGGCGGGGATGGATGTGGGCACGCCCTTCGGCGGGCTGGGCGCGGCGCGCGAGATGTCCTTCGCGGTCTTCGCCGAACCGGCGCTGGTGGTGGCGGCGCTGACGCTCGCGATCCTGGCGGGGACGACGAATATCGACACCATCGCGGGGGCGTTCCGCGAGGGCGGTCTCGGGCTGCGCGTGTCGCTCGGCCTCGCGCTGGTGGGGATGGTCGCGGTGGCGATCGCGGAGAATGCGCGCATCCCGGTGGACAATCCGTCGACGCACCTGGAACTGACCATGGTGCATGAGGCGATGATCCTGGAGGCCTCCGGGCGGCACCTCGCACTTTGGGAATATGCGGCGATGCTGCGGCTGGCGCTGTGGCTGGCACTGCTGTCGGCGGTGTTCCTGCCATTCGGCCAGGCGCCGGCGGGGGCTGCGCCGCATTTATGGGTGGTCGGGCTGTTGGCCTGGGTGGCGAAGATGGGCGCGCTGGCGCTGGCGCTGGCGGCCTTCGAGAGTGCGATCGCCAAGATGCGCGTCTTTCGCGTACCGGAATTCCTGGGGGCGGCGCTGCTGCTGGGCTTGCTCGGCGCGGTGTACCTGTTCGTCTCGACGGGGCTGTCATGA
- a CDS encoding proton-conducting transporter membrane subunit, with product MLTVLALLVGALVLLGAVAWWLARSAIGARAVHGGVALAGLMLAAGGVAGLLAGPAVLALPFGPPWGPARLALDPLSAWFLLPVGLSAACAGLFALGGVHGPVPPRALVPWPIFLAGMALCVLAADGFTLLLGFEAMSVASWVLVAQDHAQAENRRAARLYLGFAGFGGVSLMLAFGLMAGGAGDMAFAALRDAPPEGWRAAAVLALVLAGAGSKAGLFPLHVWLPLAHPAAPSHVSAVMSGAMTKVALYVIARCVFDLMGPAQSFWIGAPLIVLGAASAVIGALRANLEDDTKTLLACSTIENVGLVAIGLGLALAFRGADLPALAALAAAAALLHALNHAVFKTLLFLAAGEVLHGAGSRAIDRLGGLVHRMPVTAWAALVGVAAAAALPPLSGFASEWLLLQALLAAWRVGDLAFQMGAAAATALAALGAALAAAAMVRFWGLVFLGRPRTPRAAGAEEGGGAARWALLVPAGLTVLLGLLPGVALDLAEPALRLMAGAAAPRTGLLVVGAAEGGARYWPLLVAVLLALAVGAVLWAVRRRAPSGVVRGPAWDCGFIAAPAHLPFGDPASQPTAAGFGQPLRRMLGGSLLAAREGVAMRPPGSMAPARLDAGFADPALVALEGPLPRWRDALAGQAERLRDLSIRQCLGLTFGAVVLMLVLLAVLERG from the coding sequence GTGCTGACGGTCCTTGCCCTGCTGGTCGGTGCCCTGGTCCTGCTGGGGGCTGTGGCCTGGTGGCTGGCGCGCTCGGCAATCGGGGCGCGGGCGGTGCATGGCGGCGTGGCGCTGGCGGGGTTGATGCTGGCGGCGGGGGGCGTCGCGGGGCTGCTGGCGGGGCCGGCGGTGCTGGCGCTGCCGTTCGGGCCGCCCTGGGGGCCGGCGCGGCTCGCGCTCGACCCGCTCTCGGCCTGGTTCCTACTGCCGGTGGGCCTGTCGGCGGCCTGCGCGGGGCTGTTCGCGCTGGGGGGCGTGCATGGGCCGGTGCCGCCGCGCGCGCTGGTGCCCTGGCCGATCTTCCTAGCGGGCATGGCACTGTGCGTGCTGGCGGCGGATGGCTTCACCCTGCTGCTGGGGTTCGAGGCGATGTCCGTCGCCTCCTGGGTGCTGGTGGCGCAGGACCATGCGCAGGCCGAGAACCGGCGTGCGGCGCGCCTGTACCTGGGCTTCGCGGGGTTCGGCGGCGTGTCGCTGATGCTGGCCTTCGGGTTGATGGCAGGTGGCGCGGGGGACATGGCCTTCGCGGCACTGCGCGATGCGCCGCCCGAGGGCTGGCGCGCGGCGGCGGTGCTGGCGCTGGTGTTGGCGGGGGCGGGGTCGAAGGCCGGGTTGTTCCCGCTGCATGTGTGGCTGCCGCTCGCGCACCCGGCGGCGCCGAGCCATGTCTCGGCGGTGATGTCCGGCGCCATGACCAAGGTCGCGCTGTATGTGATCGCGCGCTGCGTCTTCGACCTGATGGGGCCAGCGCAGTCCTTCTGGATCGGGGCGCCGCTGATCGTGCTGGGGGCGGCCTCGGCGGTCATCGGCGCGCTGCGGGCGAATCTCGAGGACGACACCAAGACGCTGCTGGCCTGTTCGACCATCGAGAATGTCGGGCTGGTGGCGATCGGGCTGGGGCTGGCACTGGCGTTCCGCGGGGCGGACCTGCCGGCGCTGGCGGCGCTGGCGGCGGCGGCGGCGCTGCTGCACGCGCTGAACCACGCCGTGTTCAAGACGCTGCTGTTCCTGGCGGCCGGTGAGGTGCTGCACGGCGCGGGGTCGCGCGCCATCGACCGGCTGGGCGGCCTGGTGCACCGGATGCCGGTGACCGCCTGGGCGGCGCTGGTGGGGGTGGCGGCGGCGGCCGCACTGCCGCCGCTGTCGGGCTTCGCCTCGGAATGGCTGCTGCTGCAGGCGCTGCTGGCGGCGTGGCGCGTGGGGGATTTGGCCTTCCAGATGGGCGCGGCGGCGGCGACGGCGCTGGCGGCGCTGGGCGCGGCGCTCGCGGCGGCGGCGATGGTGCGGTTCTGGGGGTTGGTGTTCCTCGGCCGGCCGCGCACGCCGCGTGCGGCGGGGGCGGAGGAGGGCGGCGGTGCGGCGCGCTGGGCGCTGCTCGTCCCGGCCGGGCTGACGGTGCTGCTGGGGCTGCTGCCCGGGGTGGCGCTGGACCTGGCGGAACCGGCGCTGCGGCTGATGGCCGGGGCGGCGGCACCGCGCACCGGTCTGCTGGTGGTGGGCGCCGCGGAAGGTGGGGCGCGGTATTGGCCGCTGCTGGTGGCGGTGCTGCTGGCACTGGCGGTGGGGGCGGTGCTGTGGGCGGTGCGGCGGCGCGCACCGTCTGGCGTGGTGCGCGGGCCGGCCTGGGATTGCGGGTTCATCGCGGCACCGGCGCACCTGCCCTTCGGGGACCCGGCCTCGCAGCCCACGGCGGCCGGGTTCGGGCAGCCGCTGCGGAGGATGCTGGGCGGGTCGCTGCTGGCGGCGCGGGAGGGCGTGGCAATGCGCCCGCCGGGGTCGATGGCACCGGCACGGCTGGATGCAGGCTTCGCCGACCCCGCGCTGGTGGCGTTGGAGGGCCCCCTGCCCCGCTGGCGGGATGCGCTGGCGGGGCAGGCAGAGCGGCTGCGGGACCTGTCGATCCGGCAGTGCCTCGGGCTCACCTTCGGGGCGGTGGTGCTGATGCTGGTGTTGCTGGCCGTTCTGGAGCGCGGCTGA
- a CDS encoding TRAP transporter small permease subunit, which yields MHALLGFSRGVDAMNALFGRVADWLVLSACAISAGNAAMRYGFSLSSNAWLEVQWYLFAGTVMLGAAYTLKRNEHVRVDLVYGWVGPRTKLWIDVFGIIFFLLPAMLLLAWMTWPMFVDSWMRGETSSNAGGLLRWPVKILLPIGFALVSLQGLSELVKRIAALRGMDPAVVRLDEYQRPEQ from the coding sequence ATGCACGCCCTGCTCGGTTTCAGCCGCGGCGTCGATGCCATGAACGCGCTGTTCGGCCGCGTGGCGGACTGGCTCGTGCTGTCGGCCTGCGCCATCAGCGCCGGCAACGCCGCCATGCGCTACGGCTTCTCGCTGTCCTCCAATGCCTGGCTCGAGGTGCAGTGGTACCTGTTCGCCGGCACCGTCATGCTTGGCGCCGCCTATACGCTCAAGCGCAACGAACACGTCCGCGTGGACCTGGTCTATGGCTGGGTCGGGCCGCGCACCAAGCTCTGGATCGACGTCTTCGGCATCATCTTCTTCCTGCTGCCGGCGATGCTGCTGCTGGCCTGGATGACCTGGCCGATGTTCGTCGATTCCTGGATGCGCGGGGAGACATCCTCCAACGCCGGCGGCCTGCTGCGATGGCCGGTCAAGATCCTTCTGCCGATCGGCTTCGCGCTGGTCAGCCTGCAGGGGCTGTCGGAACTGGTGAAGCGCATCGCCGCCCTGCGCGGCATGGACCCCGCCGTGGTACGACTCGACGAATACCAGCGGCCGGAACAATGA
- a CDS encoding TRAP transporter large permease, whose product MIPSLEIMPALMFGGLVVFLLLGFPVAFSLCAVGLFFGFVSIELGFFTAAYLGNLPLRVFGILSNDLLLAIPFFTLMGAILERCGLAEDLLEGTGQLFGKVPGGLAYAVIIVGAILGAITGTVAASVIAMGMISLPIMMRYGYDMRIATGVIAASGTITQVIPPSLVLIVLGDQLGKSVGDMYAGAIGPSVLQILLFMGFIACVSFFAPHKVPALPPEALVPRGWGLWWRVLKGMVPSIVLIFLVLGTIFMGLATPTEAGAMGAVGAVVLAVINRRFTWKLLREAMSNTMRITAMVIFILIGATVFSLVFQGVEGSHWIEHLLAQLPGGQTGFLIFVNVFIFFLAFFLDFFEIAFIVVPLLAPVAAKLDIDLVWFGVLLCINMQTSFMHPPFGFALFYLRGIAPKEVRSRDIYWGAVPWLFLQLLLVAIVIAWPESVTYWLDRGTGVDPASVTIDAPPPPPQDDNAVPVFR is encoded by the coding sequence ATGATCCCCAGTCTCGAGATCATGCCGGCGCTGATGTTCGGCGGCCTGGTGGTGTTCCTGCTGCTGGGATTCCCGGTGGCCTTCAGCCTGTGTGCCGTCGGGCTGTTCTTCGGCTTCGTGTCGATCGAACTGGGCTTCTTCACGGCCGCCTACCTGGGCAACCTGCCGCTTCGGGTGTTCGGCATCCTGTCCAACGACCTGCTGCTGGCGATCCCGTTCTTCACCCTGATGGGCGCCATCCTGGAACGCTGCGGCCTGGCCGAGGACCTGCTCGAAGGCACCGGGCAATTGTTCGGGAAAGTCCCAGGCGGGCTCGCCTACGCCGTCATCATCGTGGGCGCGATCCTGGGCGCGATCACCGGCACCGTCGCGGCATCGGTCATCGCCATGGGCATGATCTCGCTGCCCATCATGATGCGCTACGGCTACGACATGCGCATCGCCACCGGCGTGATCGCGGCCTCGGGCACCATCACGCAGGTCATCCCGCCTTCGCTCGTGCTGATCGTGCTGGGCGACCAGCTCGGCAAGTCGGTCGGCGACATGTACGCCGGCGCGATCGGGCCGTCGGTGCTGCAGATCCTGCTCTTCATGGGCTTCATCGCCTGCGTGTCGTTCTTCGCGCCGCACAAGGTCCCGGCGCTGCCGCCGGAAGCGCTCGTGCCGCGCGGCTGGGGCCTGTGGTGGCGCGTGCTGAAGGGCATGGTGCCCTCGATCGTCCTGATCTTCCTGGTGCTCGGCACCATCTTCATGGGCCTGGCCACGCCCACCGAAGCGGGCGCCATGGGCGCGGTCGGCGCGGTGGTACTGGCGGTCATCAACCGCCGCTTCACCTGGAAGCTGCTGCGCGAAGCCATGTCCAACACCATGCGCATCACCGCCATGGTGATCTTCATCCTGATCGGCGCCACCGTCTTCTCGCTGGTGTTCCAGGGCGTGGAGGGCAGCCACTGGATCGAACACCTGCTCGCCCAGCTCCCCGGCGGCCAGACCGGCTTCCTGATCTTCGTCAACGTCTTCATCTTCTTCCTGGCGTTCTTCCTCGACTTCTTCGAAATCGCCTTCATCGTGGTGCCGCTGCTGGCCCCGGTGGCGGCCAAGCTCGACATCGACCTGGTGTGGTTCGGCGTGCTGCTGTGCATCAACATGCAGACCAGCTTCATGCACCCGCCCTTCGGCTTCGCGTTGTTCTACCTGCGCGGCATCGCGCCCAAGGAAGTGCGATCCCGCGACATCTACTGGGGCGCCGTCCCGTGGCTGTTCCTGCAACTGCTGCTGGTCGCCATCGTCATCGCCTGGCCCGAAAGCGTGACCTACTGGCTCGACCGCGGCACCGGCGTGGACCCCGCCAGCGTCACCATCGACGCACCACCCCCACCACCACAGGACGACAACGCGGTGCCGGTGTTCCGGTAG
- a CDS encoding aldo/keto reductase, with amino-acid sequence MPSLPDGTPIPALGQGTWHMGEGARSRAEEADALRLGLDLGMTLIDTAEMYAEGGAEEVVGEAIAGRRDEAFLVSKVYPHNASRHGAIAACERSLKRLRVETIDLYLLHWRGSHPLSETVEAFEALKRDGKIRHWGVSNCDVDDLEELGPALANCAADQVLYSLEHRGIEYDLLPFCTQRQMPVMAYSPVGQGGKLLRHRALHDVAARYGITPAQVAIAWTLRHPHIISIPKSSTPTHIRQNAATRDIHLTPDDLTTLDTAFTPPARKRGLAML; translated from the coding sequence ATGCCCAGCCTGCCCGACGGCACGCCCATCCCCGCGCTCGGCCAGGGCACCTGGCATATGGGCGAAGGCGCACGCTCGCGGGCCGAGGAAGCCGACGCGCTGCGGCTCGGCCTCGACCTCGGCATGACACTCATCGACACCGCCGAGATGTACGCCGAGGGCGGCGCCGAGGAGGTGGTGGGCGAGGCCATCGCCGGGCGGCGCGACGAGGCCTTCCTGGTGTCGAAGGTCTACCCGCACAACGCCTCGCGCCACGGCGCGATCGCCGCCTGCGAACGCAGCCTGAAACGCCTGCGCGTCGAAACCATCGACCTGTACCTGCTGCACTGGCGCGGGTCCCACCCCCTCAGCGAGACCGTCGAAGCCTTCGAAGCGCTGAAGCGCGATGGCAAGATCCGCCACTGGGGCGTGTCCAACTGCGACGTGGACGACCTCGAGGAACTCGGCCCCGCCCTGGCGAACTGCGCGGCCGACCAGGTCCTGTACAGCCTCGAACACCGGGGCATCGAATACGACCTGCTGCCTTTCTGCACCCAACGCCAGATGCCCGTCATGGCGTACTCGCCAGTCGGCCAGGGCGGCAAGCTGCTGCGCCACCGCGCCCTTCACGACGTCGCCGCACGCTACGGCATCACCCCCGCACAGGTCGCCATCGCCTGGACCCTCAGGCACCCGCACATCATCAGCATCCCGAAATCCAGCACCCCCACCCACATCCGCCAGAACGCGGCGACGCGCGACATCCACCTGACGCCGGACGACCTGACCACCCTCGACACCGCCTTCACGCCACCGGCACGAAAACGCGGGCTGGCGATGCTGTAG
- a CDS encoding pirin family protein, translating to MIDVRPFSSLGKAKFGWLDANHHFSFGHYMDPQRMAWGKLRVWNDDEIAPGTGFDPHPHRDMEIITYVREGAITHKDNMGNEGRTEAGDVQVMSAGTGVVHAEYNLEPGKTTLFQIWIVPDKRGAKPSWGAKQFPKEKREAGFDVLASGRPQDAGNGALPINVDGAVLATTLKKGQTLVQPLGEGRAAYLVAARGAVTVNGVAAAARDGIAIRDEREFAITATDDAELVMVEVAAD from the coding sequence ATGATCGACGTGCGACCCTTCAGCAGCCTCGGCAAGGCGAAGTTCGGCTGGCTCGACGCCAACCACCATTTCTCCTTCGGCCACTACATGGACCCGCAGCGCATGGCCTGGGGCAAGCTGCGCGTCTGGAACGACGACGAAATCGCGCCAGGCACCGGCTTCGACCCCCACCCGCACCGCGACATGGAGATCATCACCTATGTCCGCGAGGGGGCCATCACCCACAAGGACAACATGGGCAACGAAGGCCGCACCGAGGCCGGCGACGTCCAGGTGATGAGTGCCGGCACCGGCGTGGTGCACGCGGAATACAACCTCGAACCCGGCAAGACGACGCTGTTCCAGATCTGGATCGTGCCCGACAAGCGCGGTGCGAAGCCGTCCTGGGGGGCGAAGCAGTTCCCCAAGGAAAAGCGCGAGGCCGGCTTTGACGTGCTCGCCTCCGGCCGGCCGCAGGATGCGGGCAACGGCGCGCTGCCGATCAACGTGGACGGGGCGGTGCTCGCGACCACACTGAAGAAGGGGCAGACGCTGGTGCAGCCGCTGGGCGAAGGCCGCGCGGCCTACCTGGTGGCGGCGCGCGGCGCGGTCACGGTGAACGGCGTGGCAGCGGCCGCACGCGACGGCATCGCCATCCGCGACGAACGCGAATTCGCCATCACGGCGACCGACGACGCGGAACTGGTGATGGTGGAGGTTGCGGCGGACTGA
- a CDS encoding universal stress protein, translating to MAYRRLLLPLTGTASGEAALATALIAARAWGAHVHCLHVRVDARDVAPLAGEGLSGAMIEEMMAATERESGERADRVKALFDRFTAGLGGVTLADNPDTAAKTEGPTLSFESIPGREEDVVAQQSRLYDMAVVPHPEAGEDVSSSDALHAILFDSGRPVLIAPRVAPADIGTRVCVAWNGTAESAAAVAAALPWLHKASAVRILASDEYQRRGPKAEGIQAYLRWHGIQAEITPFKPVTREVGAGLLGATRDFGADLLTMGAYSHSRLRQLILGGVTRHVLENAEIPVMMCR from the coding sequence ATGGCCTATCGCCGCCTGCTGCTGCCGCTGACCGGAACCGCCTCGGGTGAGGCGGCGCTGGCCACTGCGCTGATCGCCGCGCGCGCCTGGGGTGCCCATGTGCATTGCCTGCATGTGCGCGTCGATGCGCGCGATGTCGCACCCCTGGCCGGCGAGGGCCTGTCGGGGGCGATGATCGAGGAGATGATGGCCGCCACCGAACGCGAGAGCGGCGAGCGTGCCGATCGCGTGAAGGCGCTGTTCGACCGCTTCACCGCGGGCCTGGGCGGCGTGACGCTGGCCGACAATCCCGACACCGCGGCCAAGACCGAGGGCCCGACGCTGTCCTTCGAATCCATCCCGGGTCGGGAGGAGGACGTGGTCGCGCAGCAGTCGCGCCTTTACGACATGGCGGTGGTGCCGCACCCGGAGGCAGGCGAGGACGTGTCGAGCAGCGATGCGCTGCACGCCATCCTGTTCGATTCCGGCCGGCCGGTGCTGATCGCCCCGCGCGTGGCACCCGCCGACATCGGCACGCGGGTCTGCGTGGCCTGGAACGGCACGGCCGAGAGCGCGGCCGCCGTCGCCGCGGCGCTGCCCTGGCTGCACAAGGCCTCCGCCGTGCGCATCCTGGCGTCGGACGAATACCAGCGGCGCGGGCCGAAGGCGGAGGGCATCCAGGCCTATCTGCGCTGGCACGGCATCCAGGCCGAGATCACCCCCTTCAAGCCGGTCACGCGCGAAGTGGGTGCGGGGCTGCTGGGCGCGACGCGCGACTTCGGCGCCGATCTGCTGACCATGGGCGCGTATTCACATTCGCGCCTGCGCCAGCTGATCCTGGGCGGGGTGACGCGGCACGTGCTGGAGAATGCCGAAATTCCCGTGATGATGTGCCGCTGA
- a CDS encoding AAA family ATPase yields MSIPPAQAEAATLLARLSGAAPVETHISAVFVGRDTAWKLKKAVALGFLDFSAVDDRERFCRRELALNAPQAPGLYRDVVAITRGDDGALRIGGDGPAVDWVLRMDPVPPADFLDAVAARGGLAPALLDAAADAVAAMHGAAERAAVDAPAALSRILEGNIPAARRAGLDAARVEAWAGAARRELARIAPVLAARAAAGFVRRGHGDLHLGNLCLRAGRPVLFDALEFDEALARIDVGYDLAFLLMDLDARVGRDAANRVLNRYVARTGDAGLVAGLPLWLSLRAMIRAHVEATRQRDGAALLAAAEAHLSPAAPRLVAIGGLQGTGKSTLARALAPALGRCPGALVLRTDEARKRRFGVAPEQRLPPEAYAPAVSAAVHEEVFDMAVAALAGGQAVLLDAVFLDPTIRTRAAALAHAAGLRFDGLWLQAPLEVLRTRIAARRDDASDADEAVLLRAAAADPGRIDWQRIDVTHDGEGAARAALGKDA; encoded by the coding sequence GTGAGCATCCCGCCGGCGCAGGCGGAGGCGGCCACGCTGCTGGCGCGGCTGTCCGGCGCCGCGCCGGTGGAGACGCATATCTCGGCGGTATTCGTCGGGCGCGATACCGCATGGAAGCTCAAGAAGGCGGTGGCGCTGGGCTTTTTGGATTTTTCGGCAGTCGACGACCGCGAGCGCTTCTGCCGGCGCGAACTCGCGCTGAACGCGCCGCAGGCGCCCGGGCTGTACCGCGACGTGGTGGCCATCACGCGCGGGGATGACGGCGCGCTGCGGATCGGTGGCGATGGACCGGCGGTGGACTGGGTGCTGCGGATGGACCCGGTGCCGCCCGCGGATTTCCTCGATGCCGTGGCGGCGCGCGGGGGGCTGGCGCCCGCGCTGCTCGATGCCGCGGCGGACGCGGTGGCGGCGATGCACGGCGCGGCCGAACGTGCGGCGGTGGATGCGCCGGCGGCGCTGTCACGCATTCTGGAAGGCAATATCCCCGCGGCGCGGCGCGCGGGCCTGGACGCGGCGCGCGTGGAGGCCTGGGCGGGCGCGGCGCGGCGCGAATTGGCGCGCATCGCCCCCGTGCTGGCGGCGCGCGCGGCGGCGGGCTTCGTGCGGCGCGGGCATGGCGACCTGCATCTGGGCAACCTGTGCCTGCGCGCGGGCCGTCCGGTGCTGTTCGACGCGCTGGAATTCGACGAGGCGCTGGCGCGCATCGATGTCGGCTACGACCTGGCCTTCCTGCTGATGGACCTGGATGCGCGCGTCGGGCGCGACGCGGCGAACCGCGTGCTGAACCGCTACGTGGCCCGCACCGGCGATGCCGGGCTGGTGGCGGGGCTGCCGCTGTGGCTGTCGCTGCGCGCGATGATCCGCGCGCATGTGGAGGCGACGCGGCAGCGCGACGGCGCGGCGCTGTTGGCGGCGGCTGAGGCGCATCTTTCGCCCGCCGCGCCCCGCCTGGTCGCGATCGGCGGGTTGCAGGGGACGGGCAAGTCGACGCTGGCGCGCGCGCTGGCGCCGGCGCTGGGCCGCTGCCCGGGCGCGCTGGTGCTGCGCACGGACGAAGCCCGCAAGCGGCGCTTCGGCGTCGCACCCGAGCAACGGCTGCCGCCCGAGGCCTATGCACCGGCGGTCAGCGCGGCGGTGCACGAGGAGGTCTTCGACATGGCCGTCGCGGCGCTGGCAGGCGGCCAGGCAGTGCTGCTGGACGCGGTGTTTCTCGACCCCACGATCCGCACCCGCGCGGCGGCGCTTGCGCACGCGGCCGGCCTGCGCTTCGACGGGCTGTGGCTGCAGGCGCCGCTCGAGGTGCTGCGCACGCGCATCGCGGCGCGGCGCGACGATGCCTCGGACGCCGACGAGGCGGTGTTGCTGCGCGCCGCCGCCGCCGATCCGGGCCGCATCGACTGGCAGCGGATCGACGTGACGCACGACGGCGAGGGCGCCGCGCGCGCCGCCCTTGGCAAGGATGCGTGA
- the pdxH gene encoding pyridoxamine 5'-phosphate oxidase yields MDGIATTDDPIAIFEAWMAEAAASEPNDPNAVCLATCTPDGMPSARMVLLKGVDPRGFVFYTNLESRKGGELAANPNAALCFHWKTLARSVRVEGAVEPVSEAEADAYYASRARTSRLGAWASKQSRPLESRFALEKAVAEYGLKYAIGEIPRPPFWSGFRVLPQRIELWRDMPFRLHERRVFHRDGAGWRIETLYP; encoded by the coding sequence ATGGACGGCATCGCCACCACCGACGACCCGATCGCGATCTTCGAGGCCTGGATGGCCGAGGCCGCCGCCAGCGAACCCAACGACCCGAACGCGGTGTGCCTGGCCACCTGCACGCCGGATGGCATGCCCTCCGCGCGGATGGTGCTGCTGAAGGGCGTCGATCCACGCGGCTTCGTGTTCTACACCAACCTGGAAAGCCGCAAGGGCGGGGAGTTGGCGGCCAACCCCAACGCCGCGCTGTGCTTCCACTGGAAGACGCTGGCGCGGTCGGTGCGCGTTGAAGGCGCGGTCGAGCCGGTGAGCGAGGCCGAGGCGGATGCCTATTATGCCTCCCGCGCACGCACCTCGCGGCTGGGGGCCTGGGCGTCGAAGCAGTCGCGCCCGCTGGAGAGCCGCTTCGCGCTCGAGAAGGCGGTGGCGGAATACGGGCTGAAGTACGCGATCGGCGAGATCCCGCGCCCGCCCTTCTGGTCGGGCTTCCGAGTCCTGCCGCAGCGCATCGAGCTGTGGCGCGACATGCCCTTCCGCCTGCACGAACGGCGCGTGTTCCATCGTGACGGCGCGGGCTGGCGGATCGAGACGCTATATCCGTGA